In one window of Notolabrus celidotus isolate fNotCel1 chromosome 15, fNotCel1.pri, whole genome shotgun sequence DNA:
- the thpo gene encoding thrombopoietin, producing MALARLLLLCLVGEVWDAETKPTEFVCNKSARRTFNIVAEVESALSNCNGSSMLSALVRLPCVELHVASWENKSHQEKRGDIVASLRLLVEDVELARALSQPGCAASLLQRLKNNINNYLLILRNLQLRGAVMSPALSCVPRSTHSLSIVLLHYNQLVSGKLERFMVDLKDRCTS from the exons ATGGCTTTAGCTA GGCTactgctgctctgtttggtAGGTGAGGTCTGGGATGCTGAAACCAAACCCACAGAATTTGTGTGTAATAAAAGTGCCAGGAGGACTTTCAACATTGTGGCAGAGGTGGAAAGTGCTCTG AGTAACTGCAACGGCTCTTCCATGCTCTCTGCACTGGTCCGGCTCCCCTGTGTTGAGCTTCATGTAGCATCCTGGGAAAACAAATCA CaccaggagaagagaggagacataGTTGCATCATTGAGGCTTCTTGTTGAAGATGTGGAGCTTGCGAGGGCTCTAAGCCAGCCAGGATGTGCTGCTTCacttctgcagagactgaagaacaacatcaacaactaCCTGCTCATTCTGAGAAACCTTCAGCTGAGA GGTGCAGTAATGAGTCCAGCACTGTCCTGTGTTCCTCGAAGCACCCACAGTCTCAGCATAGTCCTGCTGCACTACAACCAACTGGTCTCTGGAAAACTAGAGCGTTTCATGGTTGACCTAAAAGACAGATGCACATCCTAG